The sequence below is a genomic window from Nostoc flagelliforme CCNUN1.
TTATCTGGCGGGACAAATCCCAGAGGCGGAAAAAATTTACCGCGAAGTTAAGCAGCCTTTTGCTAAAATATCAGAGAATCAACAGCGTAAAGCTGCAATACTCGACCCCACGCAACTATCCCCAGGAGGTAAAGTCTACTGGCGAGAATCAGAGGCGGGGATAGCACAGAAGTTGCAAACAAAAACTTTAGTACCTCTGCAACTATTAGTTGAGCAATATCCTGAATTTATCCCTGGTCATATCCGATATGCTGAAGTATTGAAACAATACGATCGCACTAAAGAAGCGTTAGATATATTAGAACGGGCTTCTTCACTGTATCCAGATCAACCAGAATTAATTAAAGCTAGAATTACAGCCCTAGCTGCTGATAAAAAATGGATGGAAGCGTCTTTAGCGGCGCGTCAATTTGCTATTCTCAACCCTAAAGATCCACAAGCGCCTGAGTTTACAAAATTAGCAGAGGAAAATCTGAACCGTTACAAATCTTATACACAAGGAGAAATTAGAGGCAATGTCATCGGTAATATTATTACAGGTGCTTTAGGTTACGCCGTCACAGGCAGTCTGCTTGGGCCGTTTTCTGCGCTTGACTCTACCATCATGCTACTACAAGGTGAACAAGCCATAGGTGAGTCGGTGGCAAAGCAGGCAAAAAAACAGCTGAGTGTAATTATAGACGAACCTATTTTGGCATACGTCAATGAAATTGGACAGAAATTGGCGAAGGTAGGAGGACGGGACGAATTTAAATACGAATTCTTTGTGATTCCAGAGGAAAGCCTTAACGCCTTTGCATTACCTGGAGGTAAAATTTTTATTAATGCGGGTGCGATCGCTAAAACTAATTCCGAAGCAGAATTAGCTGGGTTAATCAGTCATGAATTATCCCATGTACTTTTATCCCACGGTTTTCAATTAGTCAGCCAAGGCAACCTGATCTCTAATGTTACCCAATATCTACCTCTGGGCGGCACCATTGGTCAACTCTTTGCACTCAGTTACGGCCGCGACATGGAACGTCAGGCAGATAATCTCGGCACACGCCTAATTGTTGCCACTGGCTACGCTGCCGATGGCTTGCGTAACTTAATGGTGACGCTAGAAAAACAGCAAAAAAATGCTCCTCCTAGTTGGTTATCTTCGCACCCAGGCGGTAATGAGCGAGTTAGTTATTTAGAAAACCTCATTACCCGTAGTAGCTACAACCGTTACGCCTATGAAGGAGTGGGGCGTCATCTAGAAATTCAAGCACGGGTGAAAAAGCTACTCGAAGAGAAAAAAGCAAGAGAGGAAAAAAAATAGCATTTTTTGATGAATCAAAACAGAGAATTATTCGTCACTTAGATTATCAGTTCCCTACTTATTTCTACTGGAGGATGATTTATGCCATCACAACTGCTTCGATTGATATCTTTGGGTAGTCTTGGCTTATCTTTGTGTCTGGGCAATTCCGTAGCAATGGCGCAATATGACTCTAATGGCGATAGCGTTGTCGTACCAACAGTACCATCAGGTGGGTCATCAGTACCAATAGACACATCAACAGGTATACCAACTTCACCCTCATCTGACGGTACAACTCGCTTTACCTGTCAGACTTACAATGGTCAATACACCGTTATGTATCAGCCACAAAGTCAACCAGGGCAATACTTCGCTTGGGCTGCGCCTGCGGCTTTGGGCGGTGGTTGGGACACACAAAGGCGTTGTACAGCAATTGCCAGTCGTTTAGAACTTTATCGCCCAGATGGCTTACAAGAACTCCAAACATCCGTAGAAAACAACGAAAATATTGTCTGCGTCACAACAGAAGCTAACCCAACCTGTAGAATTGTGCTGACAGTACCTCCTGGGAAAGATCCTGTTGTTATCCGCAATAGTATTTTTCAGAACTTGACTACTGCTGACAGTGGACAACAGACTATAGCCGTTAACACTTATGGCGATCGCAGTCGTGGAGGGAACGAATTATATAATTTAGGACGCACACTTCTAGGCGGTGGCAATAATCGGGTTAGTTCGTCTAGAGGTGGGATTAATCTGAAACCTTTCCTTGATCGCAAAGATGGTGGTACTGGGAACAACTTGCGGAGTGGAGTAGCAATTCGTCGTCAGTCTCAGCCTAACTCTGTTCGCTTAAAACCTGGTAATTTCCGCTAATATTTGAATTACTTAACAAGTCGGAACAATTTCGCCAAACTCAAAAGATATCGTTGTTTATGTCACAGCAATCCTAAAATACAGATTTACATTAAGGTGGGTAAACAGCCCACCTTATTTTATATCCGGTGAAAGACTTCTTGGGGTTTAGTAACTATAGCGGTTCGCATTCAGATGCGGTACAAGATTATATTGCAAGGTGTAGGGGCACGGCAGTGCCGTGCCCTTACGGGTGTACCTCACGTAAACGAGAACCGCTATAAGCAACTGGATATGATAACTCCATTAATGAGTCTTTGAACTCCATTAATGAGTCTTTGAACTCCATTAATGAGGCTTTGAACTCCATTAATGAGTCTTTTATACTCGTAAACGAGTCTTTGAACTCCGTTAATGAGTCTTTGATACTCGTGAATGAGTCTTTGATACTCGTGAATGAGTCTTTGATACTCGTGAATGAGTCTTTGATACTCGTGAATGAGTCTTTGATACTCGTCAACGAGTCTTTGAACTCCATTAATGAAAAATATCTAACCATTTTTGAATTTACAGGGGTGAGCGTGTAGTAAAATTTGCTCACCTCTGTAAAGTGGAACATGGCTTTAGACTTCTCTGGTCAAAATCTTCGAGGACGCAACTTCAAAGGACAAGACCTTGCGGATGCAAACTTTAGCTATGCCGACATCCGAGGGGCAAACTTCACCAATGCTAATTTAACAGGGGCAAACTTCAGTCATGCCAAAGCTGGACTGCAACGCCGATGGGCAATTTTCCTAGTCCTTGTCTCGTGGCTTTTGTCGGGACTATCAGGATTTTTATGGGCTGTCAATGGTTACTTTGTGTCACTAATATTTGATTCCAAGTTAGACAATCAGATTGGCGGCTGGATTACCTTAATCGTATTAATTGTCTTTTTCTTCGTCACAATTCGCCAAGGAATAGCAGCTGGTTTAGGAGTCTTTGCCGTCACCATTGCCTTCCTCGTCGCCGCAGGTACAGGCAACGCCATCTTCATAGCCGCAGCCGCAGCTTTCGCTGTCGCCTTCGCTTTCGCTTTCGCCTTCGCTGTCGCCTTCGCTTTCGCCTTAGCCTTCGCCGTCGCCGTCGCCGGAGCCGTCGCCGGAGCCGTCGCCGTTGCCATTGCCGTTGCCGGAGCCGTTGCCGGAGCCGTTGCCGGAGCCGTTGCCGGAGCCGGAGTTGGAACGTTATTTAATATCTACATTAGCTGGCGAGCTATGAAAGGAGACGAAAAACACTCCTTGGTTCGTAATATCGCTGTTACCTTTGCTGCTACAGGAGGTACAAGTTTTCGTGGCGCTAATTTAACCAATGCTGATTTCACCCAAGCCACACTCAAAAGTACAGATTTCCGAAACACTATTCTTATCTGTAGCCGTTGGCATCAAGCCAAAATGCTTGACCGTATTCGTCCTGGCTCAACTTATCTTCAAAACTCACAAGTACGTCAACTGCTGGTTACAGGACAGGGACAGGATAAGAATTTTTACCGTGAAAACCTGCGGGGTATCAACTTACAATCAGCAAATTTAGCAGATGCCAGTTTTATAGGCGCTGACCTCAGTGAAGCAAACTTGCAAGATGCCGATTTGTCAAGAGCAAAGCTGAAGCAAACGCAACTAGACGGCACAGATTTAACAGGTGCAAATCTCACCGGAGCTTTCATCGAAGATTGGGGCATTACAAATACAACTAAATTGCATGGGGTGAGGTGTGAATATGTCTTCATGCGTGTCCCCACCAAAGAAGATCCTGACCCACTCCGCAAACCTGATAATAAACGAGAGGTATTTGCAGACGGGGATTTTGCCAACTTTATCAAGCCAATTTTTGACACCCTCGACCTTTACCATAATCAAGGCGTTGACCCCCGCGCCATTGCCATAGCTTTCAACAACCTTGCCGAAAACCATCCCGAAGCCGAGTTAGAAATCGTGGCAATGGAGAAACGCGGCAATGATAAAATCTTGCTCAGAGCCAAAACCGCAACAGGTAGCGATAAATCTCAACTGAGCGCAGAATATTTTGATGACTATAATCAACTCAAAGCTTTATCGCAGAGTC
It includes:
- a CDS encoding M48 family metalloprotease, with protein sequence MKRIWKSLLPAWKWVLLSTATSILIILTQATSPLLAQEPAASTTIETTKPSSETTKIQKLREALQRSSTPEAPQPSPEVSEPKKPESPQEPPLSPEELTRQLKFIEADKLYLAGQIPEAEKIYREVKQPFAKISENQQRKAAILDPTQLSPGGKVYWRESEAGIAQKLQTKTLVPLQLLVEQYPEFIPGHIRYAEVLKQYDRTKEALDILERASSLYPDQPELIKARITALAADKKWMEASLAARQFAILNPKDPQAPEFTKLAEENLNRYKSYTQGEIRGNVIGNIITGALGYAVTGSLLGPFSALDSTIMLLQGEQAIGESVAKQAKKQLSVIIDEPILAYVNEIGQKLAKVGGRDEFKYEFFVIPEESLNAFALPGGKIFINAGAIAKTNSEAELAGLISHELSHVLLSHGFQLVSQGNLISNVTQYLPLGGTIGQLFALSYGRDMERQADNLGTRLIVATGYAADGLRNLMVTLEKQQKNAPPSWLSSHPGGNERVSYLENLITRSSYNRYAYEGVGRHLEIQARVKKLLEEKKAREEKK
- a CDS encoding COP23 domain-containing protein, with the translated sequence MPSQLLRLISLGSLGLSLCLGNSVAMAQYDSNGDSVVVPTVPSGGSSVPIDTSTGIPTSPSSDGTTRFTCQTYNGQYTVMYQPQSQPGQYFAWAAPAALGGGWDTQRRCTAIASRLELYRPDGLQELQTSVENNENIVCVTTEANPTCRIVLTVPPGKDPVVIRNSIFQNLTTADSGQQTIAVNTYGDRSRGGNELYNLGRTLLGGGNNRVSSSRGGINLKPFLDRKDGGTGNNLRSGVAIRRQSQPNSVRLKPGNFR
- a CDS encoding pentapeptide repeat-containing protein — its product is MALDFSGQNLRGRNFKGQDLADANFSYADIRGANFTNANLTGANFSHAKAGLQRRWAIFLVLVSWLLSGLSGFLWAVNGYFVSLIFDSKLDNQIGGWITLIVLIVFFFVTIRQGIAAGLGVFAVTIAFLVAAGTGNAIFIAAAAAFAVAFAFAFAFAVAFAFALAFAVAVAGAVAGAVAVAIAVAGAVAGAVAGAVAGAGVGTLFNIYISWRAMKGDEKHSLVRNIAVTFAATGGTSFRGANLTNADFTQATLKSTDFRNTILICSRWHQAKMLDRIRPGSTYLQNSQVRQLLVTGQGQDKNFYRENLRGINLQSANLADASFIGADLSEANLQDADLSRAKLKQTQLDGTDLTGANLTGAFIEDWGITNTTKLHGVRCEYVFMRVPTKEDPDPLRKPDNKREVFADGDFANFIKPIFDTLDLYHNQGVDPRAIAIAFNNLAENHPEAELEIVAMEKRGNDKILLRAKTATGSDKSQLSAEYFDDYNQLKALSQSQQLLLIEKDSYVNDLKNMLTTALGQPKFYTQGDTNMSDISGINIEGSSNVSGIAGNNSIANLGTISGNVSIALNQLPDATDAEKPGIKELLSQLQDAIIQSTYLPEEEKTEALEQVKALAEAGKNPQESTKQKTAKTAITMLKGIFTGLPAVASLVEAGNKLLPAIAKLFGLA